The genomic region AATTTCAGGGCTTTTTTATTTAGTTCTAAATTATTTCTAGTTGCTGGAAGCGCCTTCCTGTGCAGGTTTTGGTTCCACACCAAGTTCTTTCATCACTTTCTCAGTAATATCATCTTCAGATCTTGAAAAAGCAAGTCCGTTTGCACCCGCATGAAATATCTGGGTATAACCTTCTTCCTTGATCACTTTTTTCATTGCAACATCTATCCTGTCGTATAAAGGCCCATTTAATTCGTTTCTTTTCATCTGCATCATTACTGATGCTTTTTGACGGAAACCTTTAATGTCATTTTCTAATTGAATGATCTTGTCTTCCTTTTCTTTTTTTACCGTATCGGTAAGGCTAGCAACAGTTTCCTGGTATTCCTGAACCATTGTTTCGTATTCCTGAATACTGGTCTTTAGTTCAGACTGAAGTTCCTGGTTATAGGTTTCAAGACCCTTGTTTACTTCAATAGCTTCGGGCATTTGAGAAAGTATATATTCAACATCTATGGTACCGAACTTAGATTGCGCATTTGATGAGAATGCGATAAACATCAATAGAATTCCTAAACTTATTCGTTTCATTTTGTGTTATTTTTTCGCAAATATAACTGGCTGATTAGAATATGTCTAGAAATTTATTTCAAAAAACGGTTAGTTGTCATTGACGCTTTTTCCATCTTCCACGAAAGCTTTAAAATCTTCCATGTATTTTCGGGATTGTTTTTTGAAGGCGCCAGGCATGAACCATCCAAATAATTTCATGAATCCACTAAATTTGAATTCATTATCGGTGATCCATAATGTTTCAGCTTCCAGAGTGGGAGAAAATCTATTGACCTGGTAATTATAAACTCCTTTGGCTTCATAGGTAGCGCTATATTCATCAGGAAGGTTATTCTTTATAATGGTTTCGGTCATTTCTATTTCACGGTTTCCCATATTATATTTCAAAAGGTTCTGGGATCCTTCATCTCCAAGATTTCCGTTTATGGGCTTCATAAAAATAAAACCACGTTGCCAGTGTTTTAAATTATCGGGGTCAGAATACTTGGCAACCACTTCTTTTCTGGGCTTATTTATAGTGATCTGCTGTTGGTATTTCATAATTGGCTGATTTATTGTCTTTTAAAGATAATGTAGAATTTATTATTCCAGAAATTTATAATTTAAATCTGTTGTTTTCGTTATGGCTTTAGCTTGCAGAACCTTAACTAATTCTTATTTTTGCGCAGATAGAAATATTAGGCTTGCCTGATTTGTCTTCTGGCATTTAAATTGAGAGGTGCTAAAAAAATTGATTTTGAGGAAAAATTTTAGCAGATTTATTTTAGTTCTTTCTTCCCTGATCCTGGTCAGCTGCGAGTATTTTCAGCAAACCGATGATCGTAAGGTGGTGGTACGAGTAAATGAATCCTATTTGTTTGAAGACGATATACAGTCTTTGATAAATGAGAATACATCGCCTGAGGATAGTGCCTTGATCGTATCTAATTATATTACCCGTTGGGCGACCCAGCAATTGCTAATAGACAGGGCAGAATTAAATTTGCCGCAATCCCAGCAAAATGAATTCGATGAACTTGTGAATAATTACAGGAATGAGCTTTATACCAATGCCTATACAGATGCGGTGGTGTCAAGAGCCCTGGATACTGCTTTAAATCGCGAGGATATAGAAAAATATTATGAGGAGAATAAGCAGAATTTTATTCTTAATGAAGA from Gramella sp. MT6 harbors:
- a CDS encoding OmpH family outer membrane protein; this encodes MKRISLGILLMFIAFSSNAQSKFGTIDVEYILSQMPEAIEVNKGLETYNQELQSELKTSIQEYETMVQEYQETVASLTDTVKKEKEDKIIQLENDIKGFRQKASVMMQMKRNELNGPLYDRIDVAMKKVIKEEGYTQIFHAGANGLAFSRSEDDITEKVMKELGVEPKPAQEGASSN
- a CDS encoding SRPBCC family protein — translated: MKYQQQITINKPRKEVVAKYSDPDNLKHWQRGFIFMKPINGNLGDEGSQNLLKYNMGNREIEMTETIIKNNLPDEYSATYEAKGVYNYQVNRFSPTLEAETLWITDNEFKFSGFMKLFGWFMPGAFKKQSRKYMEDFKAFVEDGKSVNDN